From a region of the Tateyamaria omphalii genome:
- a CDS encoding helix-turn-helix domain-containing protein: MDDILVEMTSLGSVAIAFFGAAFCLMQTRHSRVSRSFAIFLAAIAVNNLPDAFTQVFVSLPSVYASTADLITWPSSFFLAPLFWLYVQILTSSEQELPTRLARHFALPAASVVVVIMVLASPPAIREALFSNDSQPTSAGYVTLMVFMGLLQLAVFPQIAFYLVLILRRLSRFRLKLRDYYSSTEQFELRWIYVIGGLGSSFWLAMTLLLLGAVGFEEAPPSVVILASCVGFLLVSALTLWGIRQRPPLSPATEDDASATNAQPSGKYEKSALSPEASERLCRKLRSAMEVDHLHRDANLSLWALASHIGASSNYISQTLNEVIGESFFDFVNSYRIAEAKSLLATTDKSVLNITYDVGFNARSSFYNAFKRHAGQTPTSFRKSMSKRDGVDDITGQPGET, encoded by the coding sequence ATGGACGACATTCTGGTCGAGATGACGAGCCTTGGCTCGGTCGCAATCGCCTTTTTTGGTGCTGCTTTCTGCCTGATGCAAACACGACACTCACGCGTCAGCCGGAGTTTCGCGATTTTCCTCGCAGCCATCGCAGTGAACAACCTCCCAGATGCCTTCACCCAGGTATTTGTATCCTTGCCAAGTGTCTATGCATCGACAGCGGACTTGATCACATGGCCCAGCTCGTTTTTTCTTGCACCTCTTTTTTGGCTCTATGTGCAGATCTTAACATCATCAGAACAGGAGCTGCCCACGCGCCTTGCCCGACATTTTGCCCTGCCTGCTGCGAGCGTCGTCGTCGTGATCATGGTCTTGGCATCGCCGCCAGCCATTCGCGAGGCGCTGTTTTCGAACGATTCACAGCCGACATCAGCAGGGTATGTGACGCTTATGGTATTTATGGGGTTACTCCAACTTGCGGTTTTTCCCCAGATCGCATTCTACCTGGTCCTCATTCTGCGCCGCCTTTCCAGATTCCGTCTCAAGCTGCGTGACTACTACTCCAGCACCGAACAATTCGAGTTGCGCTGGATATACGTCATCGGCGGCTTGGGCTCTTCATTTTGGCTTGCCATGACACTGCTATTGTTGGGTGCCGTAGGCTTCGAAGAAGCCCCACCGTCAGTTGTCATTTTGGCAAGCTGCGTCGGTTTCTTACTTGTCAGCGCATTGACGCTCTGGGGGATACGCCAGCGTCCCCCATTGTCACCCGCCACTGAAGATGATGCCTCGGCGACCAACGCGCAGCCATCGGGAAAGTACGAGAAATCGGCTTTGAGCCCTGAAGCTTCTGAGCGTTTGTGCCGCAAACTTCGCAGCGCTATGGAAGTGGACCACTTGCATCGAGATGCCAACCTGTCGCTGTGGGCTCTGGCCAGTCACATAGGCGCGTCATCAAACTACATCTCTCAGACACTGAATGAGGTGATAGGTGAGAGTTTCTTCGATTTTGTAAACAGCTACAGAATCGCCGAGGCCAAAAGCTTGCTGGCGACGACAGACAAATCTGTCTTGAACATAACGTACGACGTCGGCTTCAACGCCCGCTCCTCGTTTTACAATGCTTTCAAACGGCATGCCGGACAAACACCTACGAGTTTTCGAAAAAGTATGTCTAAGCGTGATGGGGTGGACGACATTACAGGACAGCCAGGCGAAACCTGA
- a CDS encoding serine hydrolase domain-containing protein: MTHLRHEQPEILARAGGRKIKPMNRRTFYMLGLAAASMPLARLSFGQQHANETEVGYQIAAINDGLLTVQHGGMAQDGLAVDDDTLFQVASCSKTVTSLAVLTLVRDGHLALDAPVNQYLRRWQLPGLRGDTATVAELMSHTSGTSTHGFGGYGPSEDLPDLFEILDGRTPANSGAVRAGPRLFGQFRYSGGGTMVLQALIEEVTNEALSTYTSRAVLQPIGASSATFAITPQAAFAHGVLESGEPVEGGFRRHPESAAAGLWATASDLAKILQTILDSLHYKRRAILPFELVSRMITPVSQQSGLGLFVEPGRVIWHEGRNYGFDAIMAAELATGRVRAAVTNRNGAIERYAQGLRPL; the protein is encoded by the coding sequence TTGACCCATCTCCGCCATGAACAGCCAGAAATTCTGGCCAGAGCCGGGGGCAGGAAGATCAAACCGATGAACCGACGAACATTTTACATGCTGGGTCTCGCAGCAGCTTCTATGCCGCTGGCGCGCCTTTCTTTTGGACAGCAACACGCTAACGAAACCGAAGTTGGCTATCAAATTGCCGCGATAAACGACGGCCTTCTGACCGTGCAACATGGAGGTATGGCGCAGGATGGCCTCGCGGTCGATGACGACACGCTTTTTCAAGTGGCGTCATGTTCAAAGACCGTGACATCACTTGCCGTTCTGACCTTGGTCCGTGATGGTCACTTGGCGCTCGACGCACCAGTGAACCAATACCTGAGGCGCTGGCAATTGCCTGGTCTACGAGGCGATACAGCGACGGTTGCGGAACTTATGTCTCACACTTCAGGCACTTCAACCCATGGATTTGGTGGATACGGCCCATCCGAAGACCTGCCCGACCTATTTGAAATCCTCGACGGGCGCACGCCTGCAAATTCCGGTGCGGTGCGGGCCGGTCCGCGGCTGTTCGGTCAGTTCCGATATAGCGGTGGAGGAACGATGGTGTTACAGGCGCTGATCGAAGAGGTCACCAATGAGGCTTTGTCAACCTATACATCAAGAGCGGTTCTTCAGCCCATTGGCGCGTCTTCGGCAACCTTCGCGATTACGCCGCAAGCGGCCTTCGCCCATGGCGTCTTGGAGAGCGGCGAACCCGTGGAAGGTGGGTTCAGAAGGCACCCGGAAAGTGCAGCTGCCGGACTATGGGCTACGGCTTCGGACCTCGCAAAAATTCTTCAAACGATACTCGATTCCTTGCACTACAAACGTCGCGCTATTTTGCCGTTCGAGTTGGTCTCACGAATGATCACACCGGTGAGCCAGCAATCCGGATTGGGCCTGTTTGTTGAACCGGGACGCGTCATTTGGCACGAGGGGCGAAATTATGGGTTCGATGCCATTATGGCAGCCGAACTTGCAACTGGCCGGGTCCGCGCGGCAGTTACCAACCGAAATGGTGCTATAGAACGCTACGCACAAGGGCTGCGTCCTTTATGA
- a CDS encoding YeeE/YedE family protein, whose translation MPIDWIWGLAGGLLIGTAGAVLLLGTGRIMGASGMVGGLVDGSGTDKATTAAFLVGLIGTPAVMSLAGWQVSTQATTFPWLLVLGGLCVGIGTRFANGCTSGHGVCGMSRLSMRGFVATAAYMGAGVLTVTALRLGLGL comes from the coding sequence GTGCCAATCGACTGGATTTGGGGCCTCGCTGGCGGGCTTTTGATCGGCACGGCCGGGGCTGTTCTCCTGCTGGGCACCGGACGGATCATGGGGGCCAGCGGCATGGTGGGCGGCCTCGTCGACGGCTCCGGCACGGACAAGGCAACCACGGCGGCCTTCCTTGTCGGTCTCATCGGCACGCCCGCAGTGATGAGCCTTGCCGGATGGCAGGTCAGCACACAGGCCACCACCTTCCCATGGCTTCTGGTCCTCGGGGGCCTCTGCGTTGGCATCGGGACCCGGTTTGCCAATGGCTGCACGTCGGGGCACGGGGTGTGCGGCATGTCGCGCCTGTCGATGCGCGGCTTTGTGGCGACCGCCGCCTACATGGGTGCCGGTGTGCTGACGGTCACTGCGCTGCGCCTTGGGCTGGGCCTGTGA
- a CDS encoding DUF6691 family protein: protein MRAAIALVSGALFGAGLHISGMTDTTKVRGFLDIGGAWDPTLAFVMGGAMLPMIIAWRLTAERTPVAGRAFPAPPRSEITRPLVLGSVLFGIGWGLVGLCPGPALASISYGGWQGALFLAAMLTGMWAVPPLRRLLDSRQRAS from the coding sequence ATGCGGGCGGCCATCGCACTGGTCAGTGGGGCGCTCTTCGGTGCTGGTTTGCACATCTCGGGCATGACAGACACGACCAAAGTGCGCGGGTTCCTCGACATCGGCGGCGCGTGGGATCCGACACTCGCCTTTGTAATGGGCGGCGCCATGCTCCCTATGATCATCGCCTGGCGGCTCACCGCTGAGCGGACGCCCGTCGCGGGCAGGGCTTTTCCCGCACCACCACGGTCAGAGATCACGCGCCCGCTTGTGCTGGGCTCTGTGCTCTTCGGCATCGGCTGGGGGCTTGTGGGGCTTTGCCCCGGCCCCGCACTCGCGTCCATCAGCTATGGCGGCTGGCAAGGCGCGCTATTTCTCGCCGCGATGCTGACCGGCATGTGGGCCGTGCCGCCCCTGCGCCGTCTGCTGGACAGTCGCCAGCGCGCGTCCTAA
- a CDS encoding DUF2312 domain-containing protein: MTDTATNAESYRVTADELRQFIERFERLEAEKKDIAEQQKEVMAEAKARGYDTRVMRKVIALRKRDSDDIAEEEAVLELYKEALGMS; encoded by the coding sequence ATGACCGACACCGCCACCAACGCAGAAAGCTACCGTGTCACGGCAGATGAATTGCGTCAGTTCATCGAACGTTTCGAACGGCTCGAGGCCGAAAAGAAGGACATCGCGGAGCAACAAAAGGAAGTGATGGCTGAAGCGAAGGCGCGCGGCTATGACACTCGGGTGATGCGCAAGGTGATCGCCCTGCGCAAGCGCGACAGCGACGACATCGCCGAAGAGGAGGCGGTGCTGGAGCTGTATAAGGAAGCGCTTGGCATGAGCTGA